CGGCAAGGACGTCGAGCCACTGCTGCAGAGCGGTGATGGGGCACAGCTCGGGAGCGTCCAGGGGGGCCAGAATGCGGACGGTCTCACCCACGGCGTCCTGGTCTGCTTTGGACTCGCGGATCTCGACCTCCAGCGCGGGCACCTCCTGGATCTCTCCGGTGACCTCGTCGACCAGCTGCACCGCGAGGATCTGCTGGTCGTGGAGACTGAGGGCAGCGGGTTCGCTGCACCGTCCGGCCATCCACCAGTCCAGCAGCAGGGTGACGGCGTCGCGGGCTCCGCGCGGGGTGCTGCGGTCCAGGGTGCGGACCATCCGCAGCAGGTCCTCGGGGGTGACGCCGTCGGCCTTCAGCGGGCCCGGCTTGACGCCTCCGACTCCCTTCGCCTCGTACTTGGCGCGGCCTCGGATCACGCCTTCGATCGCCTTGAGCTCCTCCGCGTCCAGCGGGGAGCCGTCCAGCGCGCGCAGTCCGCGCAGGGTGCCGGACAGAGCCTGAAGCGTCTTGACCGGGTGCCCGCGGTCCGCGAGAGCGCCGAGGAAGCTGGCGACGGCGCCGCGCTCGGCGGTGTGGAAGTCGGCCCCGGTGCACCACTCCGCGTACTCCCGCCAGCGCCAGGCACGGGCATCCCGGCTGGACTTCGGAACGGACTCCTTGAACCACTTGGCGGCCGACGTCGAAAGACGCATCCCGGTCCTGGTCGTCACCGTCTCCGGGCGACGGAAAACGGCCTGGGGCCGGGCGGGGGTGGCCAGTTCAGTGCTCGTCAGGCTCATTTGGCCGTGCCTTCCATGCCGGGAGCATCGTTGTTCAGCACGCGCAGCTTGTCCTGGAGCTGCTCGCGGGTCAGCCGGATGACGTGATCTCCGCGGAAGGGCTCGGTCTGGCCGGCGGAAGGGGGCTCGACGGTGGGCAGGACGACCGTGGCCGCCTCCTCATACACGGCCTTGCCGTACACCGTCCTCACCGCGCTGGTCAGGACGTCGTGCCGCTCGGCGCCCCGGACCACGCCCTGGATCCGGTCAGCCAGTTTCCCCGCCTGCGCACCCAGCCGGGCCCCGGCTGCGGCCAGCCGCCGGAGCTCGGCGGCATCGGTGACGAGCTCCTCCACCAGCCACTGCACATTCGCGGCCGCGGCAGTGATCTGCTCATCGAGCCGGTCCCGGGCGCCTTCCGCCCGGGCGTACGGGGCGGTCACTCCGAGCTCTGCAGGTCGACCCGGTCGGTCACGAGCTGCTCTCCGGCCGCTTGACGGCGAACTCGATGTACTCGACGCCGAGTTCGTCGGTCTTGGTCGTCTCCACGTACGGGATGCCCTCGGCGTCCAGCTGGGCACGGGTCAGGTCGGCGCCGCTGGTCTTCCCGCTGCTCATCGGGCCCAGAAGGACGTCGCTGTCGGCTCCGTCGAAGATGCTCGCGGGCAGGGGCAGGGGTTCGACCGCGACGGTCGCCTGCCGACCATCGCGGTCGACCACGGCCGCGGTCCACTGGGTCAGGTCGCCTTGCCGGTCGCCATCGGCCAGAGCCGGACGGCGGCCCTCGCGGGCGAGCTGGTCGACGAGCTCCCCGACGCCGAGCCCGCGCCGCTCGGCCTCGGCCTCCAGCAGGTGGCGCGCTTCGTCGAACGTTCCCTCGGTACCCTGCGGCATCCCGGTCCCCTCTCCCATCACAGTCAGTTCCCGAGTGACTTGCAGGTCTCGACGTGGGTCTCGGTGACCCACCTCGTGCCGCACCCACCCGGGCACGTCTCGTGCAGCTGCACCCGGATGATCCCGGACAGCGGGTTGTCGGCCGGGTCGTTGGCACGGTCGGGCCGGACGGCCACGCCGCCGCCCTCGGTGTACCAGCGCGGGAACTCCATCGTTGCCCCATCCCCTGAGTCGTTGTCGGCACGGGCATCCGGCGGCCACAACCAACGTTCGTGGGCGCGCATTCCTGATTTCCGCTAAGGAGACGGTACCGGAAATCAGGCCGCCGACGGGGGGCAATGGGGTCGCCCGGACGGGTACTTCGACTGTCTAACGGTTCTGTGAGAGCGATCCTAAGCTCCGGCGCCCTCGCGGCCGGTGGACCGGTGCCGCGCTCGATGGGGCGCGCGAGAAGAGCGCAGCGACGACGGCGCCCGGAGGGGCGGGCCGCTGTGTGCCGATCTGCGGCGTCTCTTGGCTGACCTAGTAGGTACCTGAACTGAAACGTAATCACACCCTCAGATCCGCACGTGTCGAATCATCCCTGTTCAAACCCTATGCCAATCTGATTTCATTGCGTTGCATTGCATTACGTTTCATTACATTGCATTGCGATCTTGAAGCGGGTTCGACTACACTTCGAAGTCAAGGCGATACTCCAGGAGTTCGTAGGACGACGGACGGGCCCGCCTTGTTGTCCGTGCGGCGTGAGACCGTGAGGCCCGCCGCGCTGAGCCGCACAGGTACAAGGGGAGGACCAGAAGGTGAAGAAGCCACCGTCCGCACCGCGCCCATCGGCCGTCGCGGTCGCGGATCCGGACCTACCGGAGAGGGCGCGCAAGCTGCTCCGGGCCGCCGAGTCGCGACCGGGCCAGTACCTGGGAGAACCTGTCAGACCGCTGTGGGCCGCCGCCCCGGTTCTGGTCCGCGGGGGCGCCGGGACCGCCGGGGCGGCGTTCCTCTCGTGGCTCTCCGGCAACTTCCGCGTGCCCGAGCCAGCCCACGGAAGCGGCGACCTGACCGCCCTGATCGACGTGAATCTGCGGAGCTTCGTCGACCTGCTTCATTCGGGCCTTTCCGTGGCCTGGCCTCTGGCTGCGGGCACGGTGGTGCTGCTGGCTAGCACCCGTGCGGCGGAGGCGGTCAGCTTCAACGGGAAGCTCGGCGAGCTGCGCGCGGCCAGGAAGCAGTATGTCCAGCCGGCGGAACTCGTGGACGACGCACGGACGTTGCTTGCCCGCACCCAGCAGGCGAAGAAGACGGTGCTCACCTCCACCGTGCACCGCAAGGGGATGATCGACCGGCAGCGCAACGAGCTCTCCCTTCCTATTCAGGAGTGGGAGGTCGCGGAGGCCCTGCGCGAGTACAGCCGCCTGGTGAAGCGCGAGCCGACCGCCCCGAAGAGCACGAAGGTCACGGAGCTGCTCGACACCCGGCGCCGGGCCCTGCAGCTCAGCCTCGCTGGCATCGAACGCCGCGTCAGCGCCCTGGAGGCGTACGCCGAGCAGGTCACGGAAGCAGACGAGCGGTACGCCGAGTTGCGGCAGATTCAGCAGCTGGCCGACGGCAGCAACGACGTCCTCGAACTCCTCGCCCGCACCGCCCGCGACGACCTCGCCGTCGCCGAGATCGAAGGGATGACCGGAGAGGCCGCCGCCGTCAGCGCCAGCTTCACCGCCGCCCTCGAATCCGCGAAGGAAGCCGCCGTCATCGCCCTGCCCGCACGCAAGACCGCCTGAAGGAGAAACTGGTCGTGAAGGACAAGAAGCAGGTCGACGGCCCGGCGAAGCTCATCGTGCCCCGGCTCACCCTCGACCCTGACCTCTCGGAAGACCTCCGGAATCTGCTCCGCGATGCGAGGCCATACGACCTGGGGCGACCCCCCGAGTACGATCCGCGGCCGTGGACGGGCGTCTTCGCCCCGCTGCGGAGAGAGACCGCTGCGGCGGCGTTCGGGTGGCTCGTGATCTGGTCATCCCCTGTCGACTCGCACTCCCCCCTCAGCGCTGGAACGCTCGCGTCACTCCAGTGGGGGTCTCTGGCAGTTGGCGGCGGAGCCGTAGTGCTGTGGGCTGCGGGCGCCGTGGTCGCCCGGAAGAACGACCGCACGCGCCTGCGCCGGCTGCGCGACGCCCGGCCGCATTACGTGCTGGCCGCAGACCTGGCCGAGGACGCCGGGCAGCTCCTGGCCCGCGCGAGCACCGCTGCTTCGGCGGTGCTCAGGTCCGCCGTCCACAAGGAAGACCTGGTCGACCGGCAGCGCAACGAAGCCTCGCTGCCTGTCCAGGAGTGGGAGATC
The sequence above is drawn from the Streptomyces subrutilus genome and encodes:
- a CDS encoding ParA family protein; translation: MPQGTEGTFDEARHLLEAEAERRGLGVGELVDQLAREGRRPALADGDRQGDLTQWTAAVVDRDGRQATVAVEPLPLPASIFDGADSDVLLGPMSSGKTSGADLTRAQLDAEGIPYVETTKTDELGVEYIEFAVKRPESSS